The following proteins are encoded in a genomic region of Streptomyces lunaelactis:
- a CDS encoding phosphatase yields MLSTGALRAHLLAARLAGTVATSREESLRSYRLFAVRDPRVTLGLDPEWAWGERDVIALMAERCGVSDDPRHVAGPDVIDPERTLSALAAFAERLGEVAARRAPVLFGTGHPHRLLGFYAGLADALSAAGCEVLTPAQGRCVDIPTRFGVRTYNLEYVRGVALVREPGAQGAGSGTGAHTHSPLPVRAALEGVAQGGGPLPELIVGDHGWVCGAGQLGIEAIGLADTDDPALFVGEAEGRVSVVVPLDDAVRSDYYRPLTRYVLNRACLSQ; encoded by the coding sequence GTGTTGAGCACCGGAGCGCTGCGTGCACATCTGTTGGCCGCTCGGCTGGCCGGGACCGTGGCCACGTCGCGGGAGGAGAGCCTGCGCAGCTATCGGCTCTTCGCCGTCAGAGATCCGCGCGTGACCCTGGGGCTCGATCCCGAATGGGCCTGGGGCGAGCGCGATGTGATTGCGCTGATGGCCGAGAGATGCGGGGTTTCCGACGATCCCCGGCACGTCGCCGGGCCCGATGTCATCGATCCGGAGCGGACGTTGAGCGCGCTCGCCGCGTTTGCCGAGCGGCTCGGGGAGGTGGCCGCGCGGCGGGCGCCCGTGCTGTTCGGGACCGGGCATCCGCATCGGCTTCTCGGGTTCTACGCCGGGCTGGCAGACGCTTTGTCGGCAGCGGGGTGCGAAGTCCTCACCCCCGCGCAGGGGCGATGTGTCGACATACCGACCCGGTTCGGCGTACGCACGTACAACCTTGAGTACGTACGAGGAGTCGCGCTGGTGCGGGAACCCGGCGCGCAGGGTGCCGGGAGTGGGACCGGCGCACATACCCACTCACCCCTGCCGGTTAGGGCCGCGCTGGAGGGTGTCGCGCAGGGCGGCGGTCCCCTTCCCGAACTGATCGTCGGGGACCACGGCTGGGTCTGCGGGGCAGGTCAGCTGGGGATTGAGGCCATCGGGCTGGCGGATACGGACGACCCCGCCCTGTTCGTCGGTGAGGCCGAGGGGCGGGTGTCCGTAGTCGTTCCGCTTGATGACGCTGTGCGGTCCGATTACTACCGACCGCTTACACGCTATGTACTCAATCGAGCGTGTCTGTCACAGTAG
- a CDS encoding helix-turn-helix domain-containing protein — protein MTAGSERPLNEVKFLTVAEVASVMRVSKMTVYRLVHSGHLPAIRVGRSFRVPEQAVHEYLRESFVGVESA, from the coding sequence ATGACTGCTGGCAGCGAGAGGCCTCTCAATGAGGTCAAGTTTCTTACCGTGGCGGAAGTCGCCTCGGTGATGCGAGTGTCGAAGATGACCGTGTACCGCTTGGTGCACAGTGGTCATCTGCCGGCGATCCGGGTGGGCAGGTCCTTCCGGGTTCCGGAGCAAGCGGTTCACGAGTACCTCCGCGAATCTTTCGTGGGGGTGGAATCCGCATAG
- a CDS encoding 30S ribosomal protein bS22: MGSVIKKRRKRMAKKKHRKLLKRTRVQRRNKK, from the coding sequence GTGGGCTCTGTTATCAAGAAGCGGCGTAAGCGGATGGCCAAGAAGAAGCACCGCAAGCTGCTCAAGCGCACCCGCGTTCAGCGTCGTAACAAGAAGTAA
- a CDS encoding NAD-dependent epimerase/dehydratase family protein, translating to MGKVVLVTGVARQLGGRLVRRIQRDPEVDRVIGVDAVGPGHHLGGAEFVRADIRQPAIARVLAEHGVDTVVHMDVTGTPLGAGGRTTVKETNVIGTMQLLGACQKSPTVKRLVIKSSTSVYGSAPRDPAVFTETTPPKSLPSGGFAKDAVEVEGYVRGFARRRPDVAVCVLRFANILGPCADSPLAEFFSLPVMPTVFGYDPRLQFVHEDDVIDVLRIALHEPRRGTLNSGTFNVAGAGVLLLSQCSRRLGRPTMPVLLPAVTWVGSALRTVGITDFSPEQIRLLTHGRVVSTTQMRETLGFAPKYTTAETFADFARSRGPGLLPPETMARAVDQLAAALPFTGGTGAAGSAGSAAGASRTIEQD from the coding sequence TTGGGGAAGGTCGTGCTCGTCACCGGAGTGGCCCGGCAGCTCGGAGGCCGTCTCGTACGGCGTATCCAGCGGGATCCCGAGGTGGACCGGGTGATCGGGGTCGATGCGGTGGGGCCCGGGCATCATCTCGGGGGAGCCGAATTCGTCCGTGCCGATATCCGCCAGCCGGCCATTGCGCGCGTGCTGGCCGAGCATGGCGTCGACACCGTCGTGCACATGGATGTCACCGGTACGCCGCTGGGCGCCGGCGGCCGTACGACGGTCAAGGAAACCAACGTCATCGGCACCATGCAGCTGCTCGGGGCGTGCCAGAAGTCGCCGACCGTCAAGCGGCTGGTGATCAAGTCCAGTACGAGTGTGTACGGCTCCGCGCCCCGCGATCCGGCGGTCTTCACCGAGACCACCCCGCCCAAGTCCCTGCCGAGCGGCGGCTTCGCGAAGGACGCGGTCGAGGTCGAGGGGTACGTACGGGGATTCGCCCGGCGGCGGCCCGATGTGGCCGTGTGCGTGCTGCGCTTCGCGAACATCCTCGGGCCGTGCGCGGACTCCCCGCTCGCCGAGTTCTTCTCACTGCCCGTCATGCCGACCGTCTTCGGCTACGATCCGCGGCTGCAGTTCGTCCACGAGGACGATGTGATCGATGTGCTGCGGATCGCTCTGCACGAGCCGCGGCGGGGCACGCTCAACAGCGGCACGTTCAATGTCGCGGGAGCCGGTGTGCTGCTGCTGTCGCAGTGCTCGCGGCGGCTGGGACGGCCGACGATGCCGGTGCTGCTGCCGGCGGTCACCTGGGTCGGTTCCGCGCTGCGTACGGTCGGCATCACCGACTTCTCGCCCGAGCAGATCCGGCTGCTCACGCACGGCCGGGTGGTGAGCACCACTCAGATGCGCGAGACACTGGGCTTCGCCCCGAAGTACACGACCGCGGAGACCTTCGCGGACTTCGCGCGCAGCCGCGGGCCGGGGCTGCTGCCGCCGGAGACCATGGCCAGGGCGGTGGACCAGCTGGCGGCGGCGCTGCCCTTCACGGGCGGTACGGGCGCCGCGGGCAGTGCCGGCAGCGCGGCCGGCGCGAGCAGGACCATCGAGCAGGACTGA
- a CDS encoding lysophospholipid acyltransferase family protein yields MADAKVIPFDDDRSRGSAQRPARRRPAVGGRRKAEPAVVREAPVSPLPAQSKDGERRGAVRAADAGREPLAAQETAGTGGWERRIAGGLAFLRRRVTGDYEVDEFGYDKELTDQVLMSMVRPLYEKYFRVEVKGIENIPSEGGALVVANHSGTLPLDGLMMQVAVHDNHPANRHLRLLAADLVFMLPVVNELARKAGHTLACAEDAERLLQRGEVVGVMPEGFKGIGKPFSDRYKLQRFGRGGFVSTALRAGAPIVPCSIVGAEEIYPMIGNAKTLARLLGFPYFPITPTFPWLGPLGAVPLPTKWTIQFGEPIQTNGYPPEAAEDPMLMFNLTDQVREQIQHTLYKLLVQRRSVFF; encoded by the coding sequence ATGGCGGACGCCAAGGTCATTCCCTTCGACGACGACCGTTCGCGCGGCAGCGCGCAGCGCCCGGCGCGGCGGCGCCCCGCGGTGGGCGGCCGGCGGAAGGCCGAGCCCGCGGTGGTGCGCGAGGCTCCGGTCAGCCCGCTGCCGGCGCAGAGCAAGGACGGCGAGCGCCGGGGAGCGGTACGGGCGGCGGACGCGGGCCGAGAGCCCCTGGCGGCTCAGGAGACGGCGGGCACGGGCGGCTGGGAGCGGCGGATCGCGGGCGGTCTGGCGTTTCTGCGGCGGCGGGTCACCGGTGATTACGAGGTCGACGAGTTCGGTTACGACAAGGAGCTCACCGACCAGGTCCTGATGTCCATGGTCCGCCCGTTGTACGAGAAGTACTTCCGGGTCGAGGTGAAGGGCATCGAGAACATCCCGTCCGAGGGCGGGGCGCTGGTGGTGGCCAACCACTCGGGGACGCTGCCGCTGGACGGGCTGATGATGCAGGTCGCCGTCCATGACAACCACCCTGCCAACCGTCATCTGCGGCTGCTCGCCGCGGATCTGGTCTTCATGCTGCCGGTGGTCAACGAGCTGGCCCGCAAGGCCGGTCACACCCTGGCGTGCGCGGAGGACGCGGAACGGCTGCTGCAGCGCGGCGAGGTCGTCGGTGTGATGCCGGAGGGCTTCAAGGGCATCGGCAAGCCGTTCAGCGACCGCTACAAGCTCCAGCGCTTCGGGCGTGGCGGGTTCGTCTCGACGGCGCTTCGGGCGGGGGCGCCGATCGTGCCGTGCTCGATCGTCGGGGCCGAGGAGATATACCCCATGATCGGCAACGCGAAGACGCTGGCGCGGCTGCTCGGGTTCCCGTACTTCCCGATCACGCCGACGTTCCCGTGGCTGGGGCCGCTGGGTGCGGTGCCGCTGCCGACGAAGTGGACGATCCAGTTCGGCGAGCCGATCCAGACCAACGGGTACCCGCCGGAGGCGGCGGAGGACCCGATGCTGATGTTCAACCTGACGGACCAGGTACGGGAGCAGATCCAGCACACGCTCTACAAGCTGTTGGTGCAGCGGCGGTCGGTCTTCTTCTGA
- a CDS encoding DUF5667 domain-containing protein codes for MIGHVSAHRANAFAQALEDQAAKQPEESVEPTGHGRLLALANGLGELPKPEMDPEVKVVQRAQLVAAMEEMFASGGASAGPTVPEQRTPGRGAHRASPLRKLRPRSRWSKGIAVGGLTVGVAAGAFSGVAAASSDALPGDSLYGLKRGMEDLKLGLADDDSDRGGLYLDHASTRLSEARRLMERGRAGDMDHESLGEVRRALNGMRHDATEGHRLLHEAYERDGSLGPMARLNSFSRSHRDAWNGLRDRLPAQLTDVGNEVNSVFDAIDEEVGPLESMLPRPPEKGRGSQGPGSTQDATSTSGPGRTTPSSPASGDGRTGDSGKPRPSGSGSTADDGLLGGNTGGLFEPPVNGVSPSPSGKNTTLPEPDVTIPPLLPGLLPGLGIDGEDAP; via the coding sequence GTGATCGGACACGTTTCGGCGCACCGGGCGAACGCCTTCGCCCAGGCCTTGGAAGATCAGGCGGCCAAGCAGCCCGAAGAATCGGTCGAACCGACCGGGCACGGACGGCTGTTGGCTCTGGCGAACGGTCTCGGCGAATTGCCGAAACCGGAGATGGATCCCGAGGTCAAAGTGGTGCAGCGAGCACAGCTCGTGGCTGCCATGGAAGAGATGTTCGCTTCGGGAGGTGCGTCCGCGGGCCCTACGGTGCCCGAGCAGCGGACGCCCGGCCGCGGCGCCCATCGGGCCTCCCCGCTCCGGAAATTGCGACCGCGTTCCCGCTGGTCGAAGGGCATCGCGGTCGGCGGTCTCACCGTCGGTGTGGCCGCGGGAGCCTTCAGCGGAGTGGCCGCTGCCAGCTCCGACGCCCTGCCCGGTGATTCGCTGTACGGGCTGAAGCGTGGCATGGAGGATCTGAAGCTCGGCCTGGCGGACGACGACTCCGACCGCGGCGGGCTCTACCTCGACCACGCATCGACCCGGCTCAGCGAGGCTCGCCGCCTCATGGAGCGCGGCCGCGCGGGCGACATGGATCACGAATCGCTCGGCGAGGTCCGCCGCGCGCTCAACGGCATGAGACACGACGCCACCGAAGGCCACCGCCTGCTCCACGAGGCGTACGAGAGGGACGGCTCCCTCGGCCCGATGGCCAGGCTCAATTCGTTCTCCCGGTCCCATCGCGACGCCTGGAACGGGCTGCGCGACCGGCTGCCGGCCCAGCTGACCGACGTCGGCAATGAGGTGAACTCGGTCTTCGACGCCATAGACGAAGAAGTCGGCCCCCTGGAGTCGATGCTGCCACGGCCCCCGGAGAAGGGCCGCGGCTCCCAGGGCCCCGGCTCCACCCAGGACGCCACGAGCACTTCGGGCCCGGGACGTACGACACCCTCCTCACCGGCGTCCGGCGACGGTCGTACGGGAGACAGCGGCAAGCCGCGGCCGTCCGGTTCGGGCAGCACGGCGGACGACGGCCTGCTCGGCGGAAACACGGGCGGTCTGTTCGAGCCCCCGGTGAACGGCGTCTCGCCGTCACCGTCAGGCAAGAACACCACCCTGCCGGAGCCGGACGTCACGATCCCGCCGCTGCTGCCTGGGCTCCTGCCGGGGCTGGGCATCGACGGCGAGGACGCGCCGTAG
- a CDS encoding ECF subfamily RNA polymerase sigma factor, BldN family, translating to MYPHVGVDASGLATLRATVLDHLRGFVPTAYAVPAFAMPRLAVSGPAGPCYALADGRAAVGRRGGRGTTGASTTARRPSADSDSARMMDLVERAQAGEADAFGRLYDQYSDTVYRYIYYRVGGKATAEDLTSETFLRALRRISTFTWQGRDFGAWLVTIARNLVADHFKSSRFRLEVTTGEMLDANEVERSPEDSVLESLSNAALLEAVRKLNPQQQECVTLRFLQGLSVAETARVMGKNEGAIKTLQYRAVRTLARLLPDDAR from the coding sequence GTGTACCCACACGTCGGGGTTGACGCCTCGGGCCTGGCTACGCTGCGCGCAACGGTCCTCGACCACTTGCGCGGCTTCGTCCCCACCGCGTACGCCGTCCCCGCATTCGCCATGCCCCGCCTTGCCGTCAGCGGCCCGGCCGGCCCCTGCTACGCCCTGGCCGACGGCCGCGCAGCCGTCGGCAGACGGGGCGGCCGGGGCACCACCGGCGCCTCGACCACCGCCCGCCGCCCCAGTGCCGACAGCGACAGTGCCCGCATGATGGATCTGGTCGAACGTGCCCAGGCGGGCGAGGCCGACGCTTTCGGCCGTCTCTACGACCAGTACAGCGACACCGTGTACCGCTACATCTACTACCGCGTGGGCGGAAAGGCGACGGCGGAGGACCTCACCAGCGAGACCTTCCTGCGCGCCCTGCGCCGCATCTCCACCTTCACCTGGCAGGGCCGCGACTTCGGCGCCTGGCTGGTCACGATCGCCCGCAATCTGGTCGCCGACCACTTCAAGTCCAGCCGCTTCCGGCTGGAAGTGACCACCGGCGAGATGCTCGACGCCAATGAGGTCGAGCGCAGCCCGGAGGACTCCGTCCTCGAGTCCCTCTCGAACGCCGCACTGCTGGAAGCGGTCCGCAAGCTCAACCCTCAGCAGCAGGAATGCGTGACCCTGCGCTTCCTGCAGGGCCTCTCGGTCGCCGAGACGGCCAGGGTCATGGGCAAGAACGAGGGCGCGATCAAGACCCTCCAGTACCGGGCGGTGCGCACACTGGCCCGGCTCCTCCCCGACGACGCCCGCTGA
- a CDS encoding HAD family hydrolase: MAALGWLTPRRRSATARSVLAGEAAAEAARKSSQELEALEALHGTAPAAEPDFPVAGDDRAAAFFDLDNTVMQGAAIFHFGRGLYKRKFFQRRELARFAWQQAWFRLAGVEDPEHMQDARDSALSIVKGHRVAELMSIGEEIYDEYMAERIWPGTRALAQAHLDAGQKVWLVTAAPVETATIIARRLGLTGALGTVAESVDGVYTGKLVGEPLHGPAKAEAVRALAHAEGLDLTRCAAYSDSHNDIPMLSLVGHPYAINPDAKLRKHARAREWRLRDYRTGRKAAKVGIPAAAGVGAIAGGTAAAVALHRRRR, from the coding sequence ATGGCCGCACTGGGATGGCTCACCCCCCGTAGGCGCTCCGCCACCGCGCGGAGCGTGCTCGCAGGCGAGGCAGCAGCCGAGGCAGCGCGCAAGTCGTCGCAGGAACTCGAGGCTCTCGAAGCACTGCACGGCACTGCCCCGGCCGCCGAACCGGACTTCCCCGTCGCCGGGGACGACCGGGCCGCAGCCTTCTTCGACCTCGACAACACCGTGATGCAGGGCGCCGCGATCTTCCACTTCGGCCGCGGCCTGTACAAGCGGAAGTTCTTCCAGCGCCGGGAACTGGCCCGGTTCGCCTGGCAGCAGGCGTGGTTCCGGCTGGCCGGCGTCGAGGATCCGGAGCATATGCAGGACGCCCGCGACAGCGCCCTGTCCATCGTCAAGGGCCATCGCGTGGCCGAGCTGATGAGCATCGGCGAGGAGATCTACGACGAGTACATGGCCGAGCGCATCTGGCCCGGCACCCGAGCCCTCGCCCAGGCGCACCTCGACGCCGGGCAGAAGGTCTGGCTGGTCACCGCCGCTCCCGTGGAGACCGCGACGATCATCGCCCGCCGCCTCGGCCTGACCGGCGCGCTGGGCACCGTCGCCGAGTCCGTCGACGGCGTGTACACGGGCAAACTCGTGGGCGAGCCGCTGCACGGACCCGCCAAGGCCGAGGCGGTACGCGCCCTGGCGCACGCCGAGGGCCTGGACCTGACCCGCTGCGCGGCGTACAGCGACTCGCACAACGACATCCCGATGCTGTCGCTGGTGGGGCATCCGTACGCCATCAACCCGGACGCCAAGCTGCGCAAGCACGCCCGCGCTCGCGAGTGGCGGCTGCGCGACTACCGGACGGGCCGCAAGGCCGCGAAGGTCGGCATCCCGGCAGCGGCCGGCGTGGGCGCCATCGCGGGCGGCACCGCGGCCGCGGTCGCCCTGCACCGCCGCCGCCGCTGA
- a CDS encoding glutaredoxin family protein produces the protein MSPVLRRAKKKAAERVVTLIGKPGCHLCDDARAVIEEVCTETGASWEEKDITQDEALHRAYWEQIPVVLVDGEQHTFWRVDAGRLRRELGA, from the coding sequence ATGAGTCCTGTGTTGCGACGTGCGAAGAAGAAGGCCGCCGAGCGGGTGGTGACGCTGATCGGGAAGCCGGGGTGTCACCTCTGTGACGATGCGCGGGCCGTGATCGAGGAGGTGTGTACCGAGACGGGTGCGTCCTGGGAGGAGAAGGACATCACCCAGGACGAGGCGCTGCACCGTGCGTACTGGGAGCAGATTCCGGTCGTCCTGGTCGACGGGGAGCAGCACACGTTCTGGCGGGTGGATGCCGGACGGCTGCGTCGCGAACTCGGGGCCTAA